From the Motacilla alba alba isolate MOTALB_02 chromosome Z, Motacilla_alba_V1.0_pri, whole genome shotgun sequence genome, one window contains:
- the LOC119695240 gene encoding uncharacterized protein LOC119695240 isoform X2 — protein MRRVRDGAPARTGTPRCRGGGMEHRQAGSGLRAGAPSPTGLGPRGPRLIPGMLPQRSGVRGRLEQVCVPRGSSPAANRMFRASLVLGGCLPSSSRERTLFTKVFYPPRRNFALHKLLSCRCCPSPALCQALPRFKIPPEHPHKDLARDHRIMAWFGLEGTSKLTTSQRPRHGQGRLPPDQEMLRLLVVQQPGNLLDTRC, from the coding sequence ATGCGGAGGGTGCGGGATGGAGCTCCCGCACGGACCGGGACCCCTCGATGCCGAGGGGGCGGGATGGAACACCGGCAAGCCGGGTCCGGGCTCCGTGCGGGAGCTCCATCCCCCACCGGGCTGGGACCCCGCGGGCCCCGGCTGATCCCGGGGATGCTCCCGCAGCGCTCCGGTGTGCGCGGACGGCTGGAGCAGGTCTGCGTGCCCCGGGGTTCCTCTCCCGCGGCAAATCGCATGTTCCGGGCTAGTTTGGTTTTGGGTGGGTGCCTGCCCTCGTCTAGCAGGGAGCGGACGCTGTTCACGAAGGTGTTTTACCCTCCGCGGAGAAATTTTGCCCTCCACAAACTTCTGTCTTGTAGATGCTGTCCAAGCCCTGCGCTCTGCCAAGCGCTGCCTCGGTTTAAAATACCTCCTGAACATCCACACAAGGATCTCGCACGGGATCACAGGATTatggcatggtttgggttggaaggcacctcaAAGCTCACCACATCCCAACGCCCACGCCACGGGCAAGGACgccttccaccagaccaggaGATGCTAAG
- the LOC119695240 gene encoding uncharacterized protein LOC119695240 isoform X1 — protein MRRVRDGAPARTGTPRCRGGGMEHRQAGSGLRAGAPSPTGLGPRGPRLIPGMLPQRSGVRGRLEQVCVPRGSSPAANRMFRASLVLGGCLPSSSRERTLFTKVFYPPRRNFALHKLLSCRCCPSPALCQALPRFKIPPEHPHKDLARDHRIMAWFGLEGTSKLTTSQRPRHGQGRLPPDQEMLRSVLPPPSLLRLLVVQQPGNLLDTRC, from the coding sequence ATGCGGAGGGTGCGGGATGGAGCTCCCGCACGGACCGGGACCCCTCGATGCCGAGGGGGCGGGATGGAACACCGGCAAGCCGGGTCCGGGCTCCGTGCGGGAGCTCCATCCCCCACCGGGCTGGGACCCCGCGGGCCCCGGCTGATCCCGGGGATGCTCCCGCAGCGCTCCGGTGTGCGCGGACGGCTGGAGCAGGTCTGCGTGCCCCGGGGTTCCTCTCCCGCGGCAAATCGCATGTTCCGGGCTAGTTTGGTTTTGGGTGGGTGCCTGCCCTCGTCTAGCAGGGAGCGGACGCTGTTCACGAAGGTGTTTTACCCTCCGCGGAGAAATTTTGCCCTCCACAAACTTCTGTCTTGTAGATGCTGTCCAAGCCCTGCGCTCTGCCAAGCGCTGCCTCGGTTTAAAATACCTCCTGAACATCCACACAAGGATCTCGCACGGGATCACAGGATTatggcatggtttgggttggaaggcacctcaAAGCTCACCACATCCCAACGCCCACGCCACGGGCAAGGACgccttccaccagaccaggaGATGCTAAGGTCCGTTCTtccacctccttccctcctcag